Proteins co-encoded in one Epinephelus moara isolate mb chromosome 13, YSFRI_EMoa_1.0, whole genome shotgun sequence genomic window:
- the sgca gene encoding alpha-sarcoglycan, with protein MAGCRSWVFFLTVCAASLFGANAEIKVTIPVGKLFTYELLRETFQNDFEPLSKLYAGRLYDDPMIFKCNRQNFPDLPEWLRFTQRHPYDNGFLYGTPVSPGKSIIEIYAINKRTYEAARQILVIKVTAEEMLPYQAEFFIELREIEKVLPSSVQDEIKQDLQKLWDTEALEIVNITNALDRGGRVPLPLAGHFEGVYVKVGSEQYFSDCLLRATTPEHERQCKTGAKVKVPGGCNFCSIPSNCITWCKTELFDLTQLTPPPPPPTMGSGILAEGGEFDPPESPPSRDFLPDYIVTVIVPLIIAIILCILLAYIMFGRREGVEKRNARTNQIQLYHHHTIHGNTDELRNMAGNRSTPPPLSTLPMFNSRTGDRAPPLQSDSPNIPLIMAQHDPYSDTLPRK; from the exons atggcaggCTGCAGGAGCTGGGTCTTCTTTTTAACAG TTTGTGCTGCCAGTTTGTTTGGGGCCAATGCAGAGATCAAAGTGACCATTCCTGTGGGGAAGTTATTTACATATGAGCTGCTGAGGGAGACTTTCCAGAATGACTTTGAACCATTGTCAAAGCTCTACG CTGGCCGCTTGTACGATGACCCCATGATTTTTAAGTGCAACCGCCAGAATTTCCCAGACCTCCCAGAGTGGCTGCGCTTCACCCAAAGACACCCCTACGATAATGGCTTTCTCTACGGCACGCCAGTGTCTCCAGGAAAAAGTATAATTGAG ATTTACGCCATCAACAAGCGGACCTATGAAGCAGCCCGACAGATCCTCGTCATCAAAGTCACTGCAG AGGAGATGCTGCCCTATCAGGCTGAGTTCTTCATCGAGCTGAGGGAGATTGAGAAGGTGCTGCCCTCTTCTGTTCAGGATGAGATAAAGCAGGACTTACAGAAGCTGTGGGACACAGAGGCGCTGGAAATAGTCAATATCACCAACGCCCTCGACCGCGGCGGCAGGGTCCCCCTCCCTCTTGCGGGACACTTTGAAGG tgtgtatgtgAAGGTGGGGTCGGAGCAGTATTTCTCAGATTGTCTCCTGAGGGCGACGACACCGGAGCATGAGAGGCAGTGCAAAACTGGGGCCAAAGTCAAGGTCCCCGGAGGATGCAACTTCTGCAGCATTCCCAGCAACTGTATCACCTGGTGCAAGACGGAGCTG TTTGATCTGACACAGCTGAcgccacctccacctcctcccacgATGGGCTCTGGGATCCTGGCAGAAGGAGGCGAGTTTGACCCTCCTGAGTCTCCCCCGAGCAGAGACTTTTTACCCGACTACATCGTGACAGTGATCGTGCCCTTGATCATCGCCATCATCCTGTGTATCCTGCTGGCCTACATCATGTTCGGCAGACGGGAGGGAGT cgAAAAAAGGAACGCAAGAACAAACCA AATTCAGCTGTACCACCACCACACCATTCATGGGAACACCGACGAGCTGAGGAACATGGCTGGCAACCGCAGCACTCCTCCACCTCTGTCTACACTGCCCATGTTCAACAGCCGGACCGGAGACAGAGCTCCACCGCTGCAGTCCGACAGCCCTAACATCCCCCTCATCATGGCCCAGCA TGATCCTTACAGCGACACACTGCCCAG gaaATGA